The following coding sequences lie in one Kamptonema formosum PCC 6407 genomic window:
- a CDS encoding tetratricopeptide repeat protein produces GRGGEEEARGRGGERGRGDGGDGEIGEMRGLLGLSYQSLGVRPLESSNNTQNGSRPKVLSVPSQDSAILSVPSQEFAIPIVKSKIQNPKALELADLVLAAASGELEGGDGISPAAGRNFVALQTLQYIELLQEQECLPQTLALAYQTLGNFYRDRILAGDVSRTYLLIAIRAYEMVLEFTSSDAKPQGDRQEDGERSALISQLNQNLSQLSAKSELSTVPDILNDLGTLYWMLSRYPRSPEIASLALSDLELYIDPDVEPQHYAAVENNLGTAYWNLAQHDQPVAFLESAIAAYTKALSYYSSEREPLNYAGVQNNLGTAWWNLAQHEPSEGFLLEAVDAYREALRYRTQELVPAACAATQNNLGTVYWHLANLRHKQGRIESLENAIAAYQNAIAAAKQIHPNQLTFDILAAYNNLGLAHYQLATDPYFSLSKLELRTHLESALQNQLQACMGWQQQMNGSGLAGRENTNSQSQTPNPIYADCRQTALNCIVKTIQAFYSECGLQGQNLALSKLPSDLLPEILQQL; encoded by the coding sequence GAGGGCGGGGAGGCGAGGAGGAGGCGAGGGGGCGGGGAGGCGAGAGGGGCAGGGGAGATGGGGGAGATGGGGAGATTGGGGAGATGAGGGGTTTGCTGGGTTTGAGTTACCAGTCTTTGGGTGTGAGGCCTTTGGAGAGTTCTAATAATACACAGAATGGTTCTCGACCCAAGGTTTTGTCTGTTCCTAGCCAAGATTCTGCAATTTTGTCCGTTCCTAGCCAAGAGTTTGCAATTCCGATTGTAAAGTCTAAAATTCAAAATCCAAAAGCTCTTGAGCTGGCAGATTTGGTACTCGCGGCTGCATCTGGGGAGTTGGAAGGAGGAGATGGGATTTCACCCGCAGCAGGACGAAATTTTGTGGCGCTTCAAACTTTGCAATATATCGAACTGCTACAGGAACAAGAGTGTTTACCTCAGACTTTGGCTTTGGCTTATCAGACTTTGGGGAATTTTTACCGCGATCGCATTCTAGCGGGAGATGTTTCGCGTACTTACCTGTTAATTGCTATCCGCGCTTACGAAATGGTACTTGAATTTACCAGCTCGGATGCAAAACCACAAGGCGATCGGCAAGAAGATGGGGAACGCAGCGCCTTAATTAGCCAACTTAACCAGAATTTAAGTCAACTGTCTGCTAAATCTGAGCTATCGACGGTTCCCGATATTCTCAATGACCTCGGTACTCTCTACTGGATGCTTTCTCGCTATCCGCGATCGCCTGAAATTGCATCTTTGGCTTTATCTGATTTAGAACTATATATTGACCCAGACGTAGAACCTCAACATTATGCTGCTGTTGAGAATAATTTAGGAACAGCTTATTGGAATTTAGCTCAACACGACCAACCAGTGGCATTTCTCGAAAGCGCGATCGCGGCTTACACTAAAGCTCTAAGCTATTACAGCTCAGAACGAGAGCCCCTAAACTATGCTGGAGTGCAAAATAACTTAGGCACGGCTTGGTGGAATCTTGCTCAGCACGAACCCTCAGAGGGGTTCCTATTAGAAGCTGTGGATGCCTATCGGGAAGCTTTGAGGTATCGTACTCAAGAGTTAGTACCGGCTGCCTGTGCAGCCACGCAGAACAATCTGGGGACAGTTTACTGGCATCTAGCTAACCTCCGGCACAAACAGGGACGGATAGAATCTTTGGAGAATGCGATCGCAGCTTATCAAAACGCGATCGCCGCCGCCAAGCAAATTCACCCCAACCAGTTGACGTTTGACATACTGGCCGCTTACAACAATTTAGGGCTAGCCCACTATCAGTTAGCCACAGACCCTTACTTCTCCTTGAGTAAACTTGAGCTAAGAACCCATCTAGAATCTGCACTACAAAACCAGTTGCAAGCTTGTATGGGATGGCAACAGCAAATGAACGGGTCAGGGTTAGCAGGTCGCGAAAACACCAATTCTCAAAGCCAGACCCCCAACCCTATCTATGCTGATTGTCGCCAGACTGCTCTAAATTGTATTGTCAAAACAATTCAAGCTTTCTATAGTGAATGTGGGCTGCAAGGCCAAAATTTAGCTCTATCTAAGCTTCCTAGCGATTTACTACCTGAAATTTTGCAACAATTGTAA
- a CDS encoding ATP-binding protein has protein sequence MVSVGPSSFRRILLSRILLLSVPVLLVGEYVTYRKARSMLLETARQNLTESAGRKAETIEQWVNSLKSNLLGASESSVLQSSSPKVYQNFINQLGQRLPTQVDCLQLTNLQTGKVAASTCGNQPIQSLPKKFWPQQQQLLVNNKSVYINLVWPLQQKSQKSENDGEFLAVPADGLEEAKPHPNTQVSLVLSAPVYIQQQNSRQLRYVLSLQSPLPVQTSAPKGSLAGYTVVIDQDGTILAHPNIDRVGRNIAQEADADRLKSIVRRAIAGGQAFLHLFSFEKNGLELLAGYAAVPSPMANQPKSKWIVLAVTRLDYALSGLEEIQQVLLNLIVGLVAASIMATLYLSRDLARPLEKLRDYALTVKSLESPQMVPHNLKIREFDQLAEAIDSMVERLRSWAEELEVASKQAQVANQLKDEFLRNISHELRTPLNGIIGFLQFVQDGDCDDRDEEMEFVQRAYDAAIHLLNIINDILDIAKIESGTLSMMLETINLTQVIEEAVDLQVVEVEQKGLELILPDLKEPIMVYADPDKLKQVFLNVLSNAIKFTDSGKITISIRLESVLLNNGASYNGNAVYNMAQVTGTKDWVVVTIEDTGIGIDQEQQDKLFQPFVMADGSTTRKYGGNGLGLAISRNLMQLMAGTISLYSAGINQGTTLTIALPAKQLPGGSIKEDLVIVSR, from the coding sequence ATGGTAAGCGTCGGCCCATCCTCCTTTCGCCGTATTCTGCTGTCGCGAATTTTACTGCTCAGCGTACCAGTTTTGCTGGTGGGGGAGTATGTGACTTATAGAAAAGCTCGTTCAATGCTTCTGGAAACTGCTCGTCAAAATCTGACGGAGAGTGCCGGTAGAAAGGCAGAAACTATTGAACAGTGGGTAAACTCTCTGAAGTCAAATTTACTGGGTGCTTCGGAAAGCTCTGTGTTGCAATCCTCCTCGCCGAAGGTTTATCAAAATTTTATCAACCAGTTAGGGCAAAGATTGCCAACTCAGGTGGATTGTTTGCAATTGACTAATTTGCAGACGGGTAAAGTTGCAGCTAGCACTTGTGGCAATCAACCTATTCAGTCGCTACCGAAGAAGTTTTGGCCGCAGCAGCAGCAGTTGCTTGTTAACAATAAGAGTGTGTACATCAATCTTGTGTGGCCGCTACAGCAAAAGTCGCAGAAATCGGAGAATGACGGTGAATTTCTAGCTGTTCCTGCTGATGGGTTAGAGGAGGCTAAACCTCATCCAAATACTCAAGTTAGTTTGGTTTTAAGTGCGCCGGTTTATATTCAGCAGCAAAATTCGCGTCAACTGCGCTATGTTTTAAGTTTGCAGTCGCCTCTACCAGTGCAAACTAGCGCTCCCAAAGGTTCTTTAGCTGGTTATACGGTTGTGATCGACCAAGATGGGACAATCTTGGCGCACCCTAATATTGACCGGGTGGGGCGTAATATCGCTCAGGAGGCGGATGCCGATCGCTTAAAAAGTATTGTCAGGAGAGCGATCGCTGGTGGACAAGCTTTCTTACACCTATTTTCTTTTGAAAAAAATGGGCTGGAGTTACTGGCGGGATATGCTGCTGTTCCTAGTCCGATGGCGAATCAGCCAAAGAGTAAGTGGATAGTTTTAGCGGTTACTCGTTTAGATTATGCCCTGTCTGGTTTGGAAGAAATTCAACAGGTTTTGTTGAATCTGATTGTGGGGTTGGTGGCGGCGAGTATTATGGCAACTCTATATCTGTCTCGCGATCTGGCTCGTCCTCTGGAGAAACTTAGAGATTATGCGCTGACTGTCAAGAGTTTGGAATCTCCGCAGATGGTTCCTCACAATTTGAAAATTAGGGAGTTCGATCAGTTAGCGGAGGCGATCGACAGTATGGTGGAGCGTCTGCGATCGTGGGCGGAAGAGCTGGAAGTTGCCTCGAAACAAGCGCAAGTTGCTAATCAGTTAAAAGATGAATTTTTACGCAATATTTCTCACGAACTCAGAACTCCTTTGAATGGCATTATCGGTTTTCTGCAATTTGTCCAAGATGGTGATTGCGATGATCGAGATGAGGAGATGGAGTTTGTCCAGCGTGCTTATGATGCTGCAATTCACTTGCTGAATATTATCAATGATATTTTGGATATTGCCAAAATTGAATCAGGTACGTTATCAATGATGCTGGAAACTATCAACCTCACGCAGGTGATTGAAGAAGCGGTTGATTTGCAGGTTGTGGAAGTTGAGCAAAAAGGTCTGGAGTTAATTTTACCCGACCTGAAGGAGCCGATTATGGTTTATGCTGACCCGGATAAGCTCAAGCAGGTTTTTCTGAATGTTTTGAGTAATGCGATTAAGTTTACTGATTCAGGAAAAATTACTATTTCTATCCGACTTGAATCTGTGTTGCTCAATAATGGTGCTAGTTATAATGGGAATGCAGTATATAATATGGCTCAGGTCACTGGTACAAAAGATTGGGTGGTGGTGACTATTGAAGATACGGGGATTGGGATTGACCAAGAGCAGCAGGATAAGTTATTTCAACCTTTTGTGATGGCTGATGGTTCGACTACTCGCAAATATGGCGGTAATGGTCTGGGGTTGGCAATTTCACGTAATTTGATGCAGTTGATGGCGGGGACTATTTCGCTGTACAGTGCAGGTATAAATCAAGGTACTACTTTAACTATTGCTTTGCCTGCGAAACAGTTACCTGGCGGTTCTATCAAGGAAGATTTGGTAATTGTTAGTCGTTAG
- a CDS encoding class I SAM-dependent methyltransferase — protein sequence MERTSSKYLYFYSNNRPRYHHAYLLSPLLEMLAVAKSTSNIKPRVLDLGCGNGSLSHAIAQQGYEVIGVDNSPQGVAIASQSFPECQFIQADIYDLQHPELLHSFNIVLAVEVIEHLLYPKELIRVAKKCLKPDGRLIITTPYHSYLKNLALAITGKMDKHFTVLWDNGHIKFFSVPTLTQLLKSEGYTDITFKFAGRLPYLWKSMLSSSTPPP from the coding sequence ATGGAAAGAACCTCAAGCAAGTACCTATACTTTTACAGTAATAATCGCCCCAGGTATCACCATGCTTATTTGCTATCTCCACTGCTAGAAATGCTTGCTGTCGCTAAATCTACCAGCAACATCAAACCCCGCGTTTTGGATCTCGGTTGCGGGAACGGCAGTCTCAGCCATGCTATTGCTCAGCAAGGTTATGAAGTTATCGGAGTAGACAATTCGCCCCAGGGAGTGGCGATCGCATCTCAAAGTTTCCCTGAATGTCAATTTATCCAAGCTGATATTTATGATTTGCAGCATCCTGAACTCCTTCATTCATTTAATATTGTCTTAGCAGTCGAAGTCATCGAACATTTGCTTTATCCCAAAGAACTAATTAGAGTTGCCAAAAAATGTCTCAAACCAGACGGCCGATTAATTATCACCACTCCCTACCACAGTTACTTAAAAAATTTAGCTTTAGCTATTACTGGAAAAATGGATAAACATTTTACAGTTCTTTGGGATAATGGGCATATCAAATTTTTTTCCGTACCAACCCTAACCCAATTATTAAAATCTGAAGGATACACAGATATCACCTTCAAATTTGCAGGCAGATTACCCTATCTATGGAAATCAATGCTATCTTCTAGCACGCCCCCACCTTAA
- a CDS encoding DUF2811 domain-containing protein — translation MNATVSILAEIPETLHESLKTYLETHPDWDQDRVFSAALSLFLLQNGDSGTPEASRSYRQAARVYLETLFQHPV, via the coding sequence ATGAACGCAACTGTCAGTATTTTGGCTGAAATTCCCGAAACCCTCCACGAATCCCTCAAAACCTACCTAGAAACCCATCCCGACTGGGATCAAGACCGGGTATTTTCCGCAGCTCTATCTCTGTTTTTATTGCAGAATGGGGATAGCGGTACACCAGAGGCATCAAGAAGCTATCGCCAAGCTGCCAGAGTTTACCTCGAAACCCTTTTTCAGCATCCTGTGTAA
- the rnc gene encoding ribonuclease III, producing the protein MNISYPSRQKELEKLVEKLGLPDRNRVNWQLLDLALTHPTASTQANYEQLEFIGDAVVRLAASELLFETYPGSSVGEFAAIRSLLVSDRTLAQIADSYGFGRYLIVSSSAACDKAGEESRLADAFEAVLAALYLSTNTLQLIRPWLDPHFQPRAAQILSDPARQNYKAALQEWTQGQYKILPEYNVKETGRVHGEEERFTAEVWLRGDLLGEGKGRSIKAAEQAAAQAAFNKVKTNS; encoded by the coding sequence ATGAATATTAGCTATCCTAGCCGTCAAAAGGAACTGGAAAAATTAGTCGAAAAATTAGGATTGCCCGATCGAAACCGCGTGAACTGGCAATTACTCGATTTAGCTTTAACTCACCCTACGGCCTCAACTCAAGCTAATTACGAACAGCTAGAATTTATCGGGGATGCAGTTGTGCGACTAGCTGCTTCTGAGTTACTATTTGAAACCTATCCCGGCAGTTCTGTAGGAGAATTTGCAGCGATTCGTTCCTTGTTAGTGAGCGATCGCACTCTGGCACAAATCGCTGACAGCTATGGATTTGGTCGTTATTTAATCGTTTCTAGCAGCGCCGCCTGCGACAAAGCAGGGGAAGAGTCACGGTTAGCAGACGCTTTTGAAGCAGTGCTCGCCGCCCTCTACCTGAGTACAAACACTTTACAATTAATTCGCCCTTGGCTAGACCCTCATTTCCAACCGCGAGCCGCTCAAATCCTGAGCGATCCCGCCCGCCAAAACTATAAAGCCGCTCTGCAAGAATGGACTCAAGGTCAATACAAAATTTTGCCAGAATATAATGTTAAGGAAACAGGGCGAGTTCACGGAGAAGAAGAACGTTTTACCGCCGAAGTATGGCTGCGAGGGGATTTACTTGGTGAAGGCAAAGGACGATCCATCAAAGCTGCTGAACAAGCAGCCGCGCAAGCAGCTTTTAATAAAGTAAAAACTAACAGTTAA
- a CDS encoding Gfo/Idh/MocA family protein translates to MKIGIAVLGAGHWGIHLIRNFLEHPHSQVLAVIDPQPERLAVVKSLFNLDDNVVLATDWSALQKLPGLKAVAIATPASTHSTLIAAALHQGYHVLAEKPLTLNLTEAIELCQLAEKKQRQLFVDHTYLFHPAIEIGKNTIQAGKLGKLRYGYAQRTHLEPVRNDVDALWDLAIHDIAIFNTWLGQTPSQVQANGTVFINRENTEDGKTTNYKLPITNYQLPLYDLVWIELLYPDGFQAFIHLCWLNPDRQRRLGIVGSKGTLIFDDLSTDAPLMLKYGYLEPDGDNIGITGSWDRVRDRNATLSQSWEKLPVERVEPLQQVCDRFLNCVQSNTPSPISSGWVGVELVRILSALSDSLKLSGQLITIC, encoded by the coding sequence ATGAAAATTGGAATTGCTGTATTAGGTGCAGGTCATTGGGGAATTCACCTGATCCGCAACTTCCTAGAACATCCCCACAGTCAGGTTTTAGCAGTTATAGACCCGCAGCCCGAACGCTTAGCTGTGGTGAAAAGTCTTTTTAATTTGGATGATAATGTGGTTCTAGCAACGGATTGGTCAGCATTGCAGAAATTGCCCGGACTAAAAGCAGTTGCGATCGCCACCCCAGCTTCAACCCACAGCACTCTCATCGCCGCCGCCCTTCATCAAGGCTACCACGTTCTCGCAGAAAAACCCCTCACTCTCAACCTCACCGAAGCTATAGAACTTTGTCAACTCGCTGAAAAAAAGCAACGTCAACTCTTCGTTGACCACACCTACCTATTTCATCCCGCAATCGAAATAGGAAAAAACACCATCCAAGCGGGAAAATTAGGTAAATTGCGCTACGGTTACGCCCAACGAACCCATCTTGAACCCGTGCGAAATGACGTTGATGCTCTCTGGGATTTAGCCATCCATGACATCGCCATTTTTAATACTTGGCTGGGACAAACTCCAAGTCAAGTCCAAGCAAATGGAACCGTTTTTATTAATAGGGAAAATACGGAGGATGGAAAAACCACAAATTACAAATTACCAATTACCAACTACCAATTACCACTTTATGATTTAGTTTGGATCGAGTTACTTTACCCAGATGGCTTTCAAGCATTCATTCATCTTTGCTGGCTCAATCCTGACAGACAAAGGCGCTTAGGAATTGTCGGAAGTAAAGGTACATTGATTTTTGACGACCTTTCAACTGATGCACCTCTGATGCTAAAATATGGTTATTTAGAGCCGGATGGCGATAATATCGGGATTACAGGTTCCTGGGATAGGGTTCGCGATCGCAATGCCACCTTATCTCAATCTTGGGAAAAATTACCCGTAGAACGAGTAGAGCCCCTCCAACAAGTTTGCGATCGCTTTCTAAATTGCGTCCAAAGTAACACACCATCTCCCATCTCTTCCGGTTGGGTAGGTGTCGAATTAGTGCGAATCCTCAGCGCCCTCAGCGACTCCCTGAAACTTAGCGGACAACTGATTACAATTTGTTAA
- a CDS encoding response regulator transcription factor, with protein MAPPKILVVDDDPAIRNLIHRYLSQQGYQVESAGDGQTALGLFEQLNPDFVILDVNLPDTTGYKLCQEMQSRTGVFVVMLTSRTDEADKIKGFESGVDDYITKPFSLVEIGFRVGAILKRKRIVTPAEQQSLIFGPLAIDPVRREVMLSGQTVSLTALEFDLLYCLASKPGRVWRRAELLQEVWDYEYVGDQRVVDVHIGQIRRKIEPDANQPSMIQTVRGVGYKFEAI; from the coding sequence ATGGCCCCTCCAAAGATCCTTGTGGTTGATGACGACCCGGCAATCCGAAACTTAATTCACCGCTATTTGAGCCAGCAAGGCTATCAAGTGGAGTCTGCCGGGGACGGCCAGACTGCTCTGGGATTATTTGAGCAGCTCAATCCAGACTTCGTGATTCTGGATGTGAATTTGCCCGACACTACTGGCTACAAACTTTGTCAAGAAATGCAAAGTCGGACGGGTGTGTTTGTAGTGATGTTAACTAGCCGAACTGATGAGGCTGACAAAATTAAAGGGTTTGAGTCGGGAGTTGACGACTACATCACTAAACCTTTTAGTCTTGTAGAGATCGGTTTTCGCGTGGGAGCAATATTGAAGCGTAAGCGCATAGTTACTCCCGCAGAACAGCAAAGCCTGATTTTTGGGCCCCTAGCGATCGATCCAGTTCGCCGAGAAGTGATGCTTAGCGGTCAGACAGTTTCTTTAACTGCTCTGGAATTTGACTTGCTTTATTGTTTGGCGAGCAAACCCGGTCGCGTGTGGCGACGAGCTGAACTACTTCAAGAAGTTTGGGATTACGAATATGTCGGAGATCAGCGTGTTGTTGATGTCCACATCGGTCAAATTCGCCGAAAAATTGAACCGGATGCTAATCAACCTTCTATGATTCAAACCGTCCGAGGTGTTGGTTATAAGTTTGAGGCAATTTAG